In Candidatus Bathyarchaeota archaeon, one DNA window encodes the following:
- a CDS encoding phosphatase PAP2 family protein yields the protein MGDKTEEKQNSEDTFNYKQTLFFSILFPAIFLIAILICCVTYHIIPGPEFLILVFLVYAAVNKRTGRFIRDWMPFLTIFISYELLYGFTGVYAASNLHSGPYNLEMWLFNTAPSITIQTIKSPIIDIATAAFYSTHFFAPTIFAFMLWRESPKNYWKYTIAFALCTYGALITFLFYPVAPPWLDFHIKDQVARALTTQIDPSIGFPVYRTLFDFLGSNEYAAFPSLHSALPFLISLFAIRVWGKKGIPSLILPVGVWFSVVYLGEHFIVDIFGGIIYAATAFLMIEYGLPCLARHSKFLRKHVPPALLTKADHLEIKRQK from the coding sequence CTCTTTCCAGCAATATTTCTAATTGCAATTCTCATCTGCTGCGTAACATACCATATCATCCCAGGACCCGAATTCCTGATACTGGTTTTTCTCGTGTACGCTGCTGTCAACAAACGCACGGGACGATTCATCAGAGACTGGATGCCTTTTCTAACAATTTTCATTTCCTACGAGTTACTATATGGTTTTACTGGCGTGTATGCAGCTTCAAACCTTCACAGTGGACCCTACAATCTTGAAATGTGGCTTTTCAACACAGCCCCAAGCATCACAATCCAAACAATCAAATCACCCATCATAGACATCGCCACCGCCGCGTTCTACTCCACACACTTCTTTGCCCCAACAATATTCGCATTCATGCTATGGAGAGAAAGCCCCAAAAACTACTGGAAATACACAATCGCCTTTGCACTTTGCACCTATGGCGCACTCATCACATTCTTATTCTATCCTGTCGCACCACCATGGCTAGACTTCCACATAAAAGACCAAGTTGCACGTGCCCTAACAACACAAATTGACCCCAGTATAGGCTTCCCAGTATACCGAACACTTTTTGACTTTTTAGGCTCCAACGAATACGCAGCATTTCCAAGCCTACACTCTGCACTGCCCTTCCTGATTTCACTGTTTGCCATACGTGTCTGGGGCAAAAAGGGCATTCCAAGTTTGATTTTGCCCGTTGGCGTCTGGTTTAGCGTGGTTTACCTTGGAGAACATTTTATAGTAGATATTTTTGGTGGAATAATTTATGCGGCAACCGCGTTTTTGATGATTGAATATGGTTTGCCGTGTCTAGCAAGACATAGCAAATTCCTAAGAAAACATGTACCCCCAGCATTATTAACTAAAGCAGACCATTTGGAGATTAAACGCCAAAAATAA